In one Vanacampus margaritifer isolate UIUO_Vmar chromosome 11, RoL_Vmar_1.0, whole genome shotgun sequence genomic region, the following are encoded:
- the rapgef4a gene encoding rap guanine nucleotide exchange factor 4 isoform X3, producing the protein MAGVLVPPYGVMEAGADRMPDKENITNNLFASTSECQNQESFIDSPAKGRTIRLSQVPSEKILHAGKVLRNAILSRAPHMIRDRKYHLKTYRQCCVGTEMVDWQMQHSSCVHSRLQAVAMWQVLLEEGVLCHVDQEPSFQDKYLFYRFLGDEEEQPSLPSEEEARESQEELQDTLLLLSQMGPDAYMRMILRKLPSERTDDDLEIIYEELLHIKALAHLSTTVKRELMGVLIFESHAKAGRVLFSQGEEGTSWYIILKGSVNVVIYGKGVVCTLHEGDDFGKLALVNDAPRAASIVLREDNCHFLRVDKEDFNRILRDVEANTVRLKEHGQDVLVLEKSLSGSRTYNHGASTTHYMYKVMSGTPEKILEHLLEKMRMDSQSDAALDDFVLMHCVFMPNIQLCPVLMAHYHAQASQGSEQEKLDYTLNNKRRVMRLVMQWAALHGDHLQEEDASLGFLEDFLVAVSNDAKALPPLSEQLPDLEKIVKYNTDDARTSHRKTHSQHKVLLEQFNWGDDKLQKCEPIKSNDEILFRVFCCDHTYITIRALVSASVGEVLHAVADKMGSVEDLLLVSLSSAGDKVVFRPTDVSVFSTLTINGRLFACYKDQLDSLTPLPEQEGPSAGSFSSFEWMSTKDVAYHLTLYDWELFNCVHELELIYYIFGRKNVKKSTVNLDLFLKRFNEIQFWVITEVCLCPQLSKRVQLLKKFIKIASHCKEHRNLNAFFAIVMGLSNPAVSRLNQTWEKLPSKFKKFYGEFENLMDPSRNHRVYRLMVAKLEPPIIPFMPLLIKDMTFTHEGNKTFIENLVNFEKMRMIANTVKILRYCRSQPFSPESPVVNKSHPDMQRYVRHFSVIDNQRTLTQLSHGLEPRRS; encoded by the exons ATGGCTGGAGTCCTCGTCCCCCCCTATGGTGTGATGGAGGCTGGTGCTGACC GAATGCCGGACAAAGAGAACATAACTAACAACTTGTTTGCTTCTACCTCTGAATGTCAAAATCAG GAGTCATTTATTGACAGTCCAGCTAAAGGCCGCACTATACGTCTCTCCCAG GTGCCCTCTGAAAAGATCCTTCACGCGGGGAAGGTTCTCCGGAATGCCATCCTCTCCAGAGCGCCTCATATGATCCGCGACAGGAAGTACCATCTGAAAACATACAG GCAGTGTTGCGTGGGAACAGAGATGGTGGACTGGCAGATGCAGCACAGCTCCTGTGTGCACTCTCGCCTTCAAGCTGTGGCCATGTGGCAGGTGCTTCTGGAGGAAGGCGTTCTCTGCCATG TGGACCAGGAGCCAAGCTTCCAGGACAAGTACCTTTTCTACCGCTTCCTGGGCGATGAAGAGGAGCAGCCTTCTTTACCCAGCGAGGAGGAGGCCAGGGAAAGCCAAGAGGAGCTGCAGGATACTTTGCTACTCCTCTCGCAGATGGGGCCTGACGCCTACATGAGGATGATTCTGAGGAAACT GCCGTCTGAGAGAACAGATGATGATTTAGAGATCATTTATGAGGAACTGCTCCACATCAAGGCCTTAGCGCACCTTTCCACCACT GTCAAGAGAGAGCTGATGGGGGTGCTCATATTTGAGTCCCATGCCAAAGCAGGAAGAGTGC TGTTCAGCCAAGGCGAAGAGGGTACATCCTGGTACATCATCCTAAAGGGCTCAGTCAACGTGGTCATCTATGGAAAA GGTGTTGTCTGTACACTACATGAGGGAGATGATTTTGGGAAGCTAGCTCTTGTCAACGATGCCCCTCGTGCCGCCTCTATTGTGTTGAGAGAGGACAACTGTCACTTCCTGAGAGTGGACAAGGAGGACTTCAACAGGATTTTGAGG GATGTGGAGGCCAACACGGTGCGCCTTAAAGAGCATGGTCAGGACGTCCTGGTGCTAGAGAAGAGTCTCAGTGGCAGTCGAACCTACAACCATGGCGCCTCAACCACCCATTACAT GTACAAGGTAATGTCGGGGACACCAGAGAAAATTTTGGAGCACCTGCTTGAGAAGATGCGAATGGATTCTCAGTCGG ATGCCGCCTTAGATGATTTTGTGCTCATGCACTGCGTCTTCATGCCAAACATTCAACTGTGTCCAGTGTTGATGGCTCA CTACCATGCGCAGGCCTCACAGGGCTCCGAGCAGGAGAAGCTGGACTATACGCTCAACAACAAGCGTCGTGTGATGCGCCTGGTCATGCAGTGGGCTGCCTTGCATGGAGATCATCTGCAAGAGGAAGACGCCTCTCTGGGCTTCCTGGAG GACTTTCTTGTAGCTGTATCTAATGACGCTAAAGCGCTTCCACCACTCAGTGAGCAACTACCAGACCTGGAAAAAATTGTAAAGTACAA cactgaTGATGCCAGAACTTCCCACAGAAAG ACTCATTCACAGCACAAAGTCCTACTAGAGCAGTTCAACTGGGGAGATGACAAGCTACAAAAGTGTGAGCCTATTAAGAGCAACGATGAAA TTCTGTTCAGGGTGTTTTGCTGCGACCACACTTACATCACAATCCGTGCCCTTGTTTCTGCCTCGGTCGGGGAGGTCCTGCATGCTGTGGCCGACAAGATGGGCTCAGTGGAGGACCTCCTACTGGTCAGTCTCAGCTCAGCTGGAG ATAAAGTCGTGTTCAGACCCACTGATGTGTCCGTGTTCTCCACTCTCACTATCAATGGACGTCTCTTTGCTTGCTACAAGGATCAGCTGGATTCTTTA ACCCCACTGCCTGAGCAAGAGGGTCCGTCTGCAGGCTCTTTTTCGAGTTTTGAGTGGATGAGCACCAAGGACGTTGCTTACCATTTGACGCTATATGACTGGGAGCTTTTCAACTGTGTTCATGAG CTTGAACTGATCTACTACATCTTTGGGAggaaaaatgtgaagaaaagcACTGTGAACCTGGACCTGTTCCTAAAGAGGTTCAATGAAATTCAATTTTGGGTGATCACGGAGGTCTGCCTGTGCCCCCAGCTCAGTAAGAGGGTGCAGCTTCTCAAAAAGTTCATCAAGATCGCTTCCCA CTGCAAGGAGCACAGGAACTTGAATGCCTTCTTCGCTATTGTCATGGGGCTGAGTAACCCAGCGGTGAGCAGGCTGAATCAGACCTGGGAG aaaCTTCCCAGCAAATTCAAGAAGTTCTATGGAGAATTTGAGAACTTGATG GACCCATCCAGGAACCATCGAGTTTACCGACTGATGGTTGCCAAACTCGAACCTCCCATCATCCCTTTCATGCCGCTGTTGATCAAAG ATATGACATTTACTCACGAGGGCAACAAGACGTTTATTgaaaatttggtcaattttgaGAAAATG CGGATGATTGCAAATACAGTGAAGATCTTGAGATATTgtaggagccagccattca GTCCCGAGTCACCAGTGGTCAACAAGAGCCACCCTGACATGCAGCGCTATGTGCGACACTTCAGTGTGATCGACAACCAAAGAACGCTGACCCAGCTCTCTCATGGACTAGAACCCCGTAGATCTTGA
- the rapgef4a gene encoding rap guanine nucleotide exchange factor 4 isoform X2 — translation MVAAPTSSQSSEPAEWIVCLDKRPLERSGEDVNTILAHLQNVELFKSFHPTLLHQICRCCFYESLERGITLYRQGDIGTNWYAVLSGSLDVKVSDTSKYQDAVTLCTLGTGTAFGESILDDTPRHATIVTREFSELLRIGQSEFKCLWEKYHQCMAGVLVPPYGVMEAGADRMPDKENITNNLFASTSECQNQESFIDSPAKGRTIRLSQVPSEKILHAGKVLRNAILSRAPHMIRDRKYHLKTYRQCCVGTEMVDWQMQHSSCVHSRLQAVAMWQVLLEEGVLCHVDQEPSFQDKYLFYRFLGDEEEQPSLPSEEEARESQEELQDTLLLLSQMGPDAYMRMILRKLPSERTDDDLEIIYEELLHIKALAHLSTTVKRELMGVLIFESHAKAGRVLFSQGEEGTSWYIILKGSVNVVIYGKGVVCTLHEGDDFGKLALVNDAPRAASIVLREDNCHFLRVDKEDFNRILRDVEANTVRLKEHGQDVLVLEKSLSGSRTYNHGASTTHYMYKVMSGTPEKILEHLLEKMRMDSQSDAALDDFVLMHCVFMPNIQLCPVLMAHYHAQASQGSEQEKLDYTLNNKRRVMRLVMQWAALHGDHLQEEDASLGFLEDFLVAVSNDAKALPPLSEQLPDLEKIVKYNTDDARTSHRKHKVLLEQFNWGDDKLQKCEPIKSNDEILFRVFCCDHTYITIRALVSASVGEVLHAVADKMGSVEDLLLVSLSSAGDKVVFRPTDVSVFSTLTINGRLFACYKDQLDSLTPLPEQEGPSAGSFSSFEWMSTKDVAYHLTLYDWELFNCVHELELIYYIFGRKNVKKSTVNLDLFLKRFNEIQFWVITEVCLCPQLSKRVQLLKKFIKIASHCKEHRNLNAFFAIVMGLSNPAVSRLNQTWEKLPSKFKKFYGEFENLMDPSRNHRVYRLMVAKLEPPIIPFMPLLIKDMTFTHEGNKTFIENLVNFEKMRMIANTVKILRYCRSQPFSPESPVVNKSHPDMQRYVRHFSVIDNQRTLTQLSHGLEPRRS, via the exons ATGGTTGCAGCTCCCACTTCCTCCCAATCGTCTGAACCTGCCGAGTGGATTGTGTGCCTGGATAAAAG ACCTTTAGAGCGCTCTGGGGAAGATGTTAATACCATCCTGGCACATCTGCAAAATGTGGAGCTCTTTAAAAGCTTCCATCCCACTTTGCTCCATCAGATCTGCCGGTGTTGCTTCTATGAAAGCTTGGAGAGAGGCATCACAT TGTATCGTCAGGGAGACATTGGCACCAACTGGTACGCTGTCCTCTCTGGTTCACTGGATGTTAAAGTGTCAGATACATCAAAATATCAG GATGCCGTTACCTTATGCACACTGGGGACTGGCACAGCGTTTGGGGAGTCAATCCTGGACGACACTCCCCGACACGCGACCATTGTCACAAGGGAGTTCAGTGAGCTGCTGCGCATTGGACAGAGTGAATTCAAGTGTCTGTGGGAG aaGTATCATCAGTGCATGGCTGGAGTCCTCGTCCCCCCCTATGGTGTGATGGAGGCTGGTGCTGACC GAATGCCGGACAAAGAGAACATAACTAACAACTTGTTTGCTTCTACCTCTGAATGTCAAAATCAG GAGTCATTTATTGACAGTCCAGCTAAAGGCCGCACTATACGTCTCTCCCAG GTGCCCTCTGAAAAGATCCTTCACGCGGGGAAGGTTCTCCGGAATGCCATCCTCTCCAGAGCGCCTCATATGATCCGCGACAGGAAGTACCATCTGAAAACATACAG GCAGTGTTGCGTGGGAACAGAGATGGTGGACTGGCAGATGCAGCACAGCTCCTGTGTGCACTCTCGCCTTCAAGCTGTGGCCATGTGGCAGGTGCTTCTGGAGGAAGGCGTTCTCTGCCATG TGGACCAGGAGCCAAGCTTCCAGGACAAGTACCTTTTCTACCGCTTCCTGGGCGATGAAGAGGAGCAGCCTTCTTTACCCAGCGAGGAGGAGGCCAGGGAAAGCCAAGAGGAGCTGCAGGATACTTTGCTACTCCTCTCGCAGATGGGGCCTGACGCCTACATGAGGATGATTCTGAGGAAACT GCCGTCTGAGAGAACAGATGATGATTTAGAGATCATTTATGAGGAACTGCTCCACATCAAGGCCTTAGCGCACCTTTCCACCACT GTCAAGAGAGAGCTGATGGGGGTGCTCATATTTGAGTCCCATGCCAAAGCAGGAAGAGTGC TGTTCAGCCAAGGCGAAGAGGGTACATCCTGGTACATCATCCTAAAGGGCTCAGTCAACGTGGTCATCTATGGAAAA GGTGTTGTCTGTACACTACATGAGGGAGATGATTTTGGGAAGCTAGCTCTTGTCAACGATGCCCCTCGTGCCGCCTCTATTGTGTTGAGAGAGGACAACTGTCACTTCCTGAGAGTGGACAAGGAGGACTTCAACAGGATTTTGAGG GATGTGGAGGCCAACACGGTGCGCCTTAAAGAGCATGGTCAGGACGTCCTGGTGCTAGAGAAGAGTCTCAGTGGCAGTCGAACCTACAACCATGGCGCCTCAACCACCCATTACAT GTACAAGGTAATGTCGGGGACACCAGAGAAAATTTTGGAGCACCTGCTTGAGAAGATGCGAATGGATTCTCAGTCGG ATGCCGCCTTAGATGATTTTGTGCTCATGCACTGCGTCTTCATGCCAAACATTCAACTGTGTCCAGTGTTGATGGCTCA CTACCATGCGCAGGCCTCACAGGGCTCCGAGCAGGAGAAGCTGGACTATACGCTCAACAACAAGCGTCGTGTGATGCGCCTGGTCATGCAGTGGGCTGCCTTGCATGGAGATCATCTGCAAGAGGAAGACGCCTCTCTGGGCTTCCTGGAG GACTTTCTTGTAGCTGTATCTAATGACGCTAAAGCGCTTCCACCACTCAGTGAGCAACTACCAGACCTGGAAAAAATTGTAAAGTACAA cactgaTGATGCCAGAACTTCCCACAGAAAG CACAAAGTCCTACTAGAGCAGTTCAACTGGGGAGATGACAAGCTACAAAAGTGTGAGCCTATTAAGAGCAACGATGAAA TTCTGTTCAGGGTGTTTTGCTGCGACCACACTTACATCACAATCCGTGCCCTTGTTTCTGCCTCGGTCGGGGAGGTCCTGCATGCTGTGGCCGACAAGATGGGCTCAGTGGAGGACCTCCTACTGGTCAGTCTCAGCTCAGCTGGAG ATAAAGTCGTGTTCAGACCCACTGATGTGTCCGTGTTCTCCACTCTCACTATCAATGGACGTCTCTTTGCTTGCTACAAGGATCAGCTGGATTCTTTA ACCCCACTGCCTGAGCAAGAGGGTCCGTCTGCAGGCTCTTTTTCGAGTTTTGAGTGGATGAGCACCAAGGACGTTGCTTACCATTTGACGCTATATGACTGGGAGCTTTTCAACTGTGTTCATGAG CTTGAACTGATCTACTACATCTTTGGGAggaaaaatgtgaagaaaagcACTGTGAACCTGGACCTGTTCCTAAAGAGGTTCAATGAAATTCAATTTTGGGTGATCACGGAGGTCTGCCTGTGCCCCCAGCTCAGTAAGAGGGTGCAGCTTCTCAAAAAGTTCATCAAGATCGCTTCCCA CTGCAAGGAGCACAGGAACTTGAATGCCTTCTTCGCTATTGTCATGGGGCTGAGTAACCCAGCGGTGAGCAGGCTGAATCAGACCTGGGAG aaaCTTCCCAGCAAATTCAAGAAGTTCTATGGAGAATTTGAGAACTTGATG GACCCATCCAGGAACCATCGAGTTTACCGACTGATGGTTGCCAAACTCGAACCTCCCATCATCCCTTTCATGCCGCTGTTGATCAAAG ATATGACATTTACTCACGAGGGCAACAAGACGTTTATTgaaaatttggtcaattttgaGAAAATG CGGATGATTGCAAATACAGTGAAGATCTTGAGATATTgtaggagccagccattca GTCCCGAGTCACCAGTGGTCAACAAGAGCCACCCTGACATGCAGCGCTATGTGCGACACTTCAGTGTGATCGACAACCAAAGAACGCTGACCCAGCTCTCTCATGGACTAGAACCCCGTAGATCTTGA
- the rapgef4a gene encoding rap guanine nucleotide exchange factor 4 isoform X1: MVAAPTSSQSSEPAEWIVCLDKRPLERSGEDVNTILAHLQNVELFKSFHPTLLHQICRCCFYESLERGITLYRQGDIGTNWYAVLSGSLDVKVSDTSKYQDAVTLCTLGTGTAFGESILDDTPRHATIVTREFSELLRIGQSEFKCLWEKYHQCMAGVLVPPYGVMEAGADRMPDKENITNNLFASTSECQNQESFIDSPAKGRTIRLSQVPSEKILHAGKVLRNAILSRAPHMIRDRKYHLKTYRQCCVGTEMVDWQMQHSSCVHSRLQAVAMWQVLLEEGVLCHVDQEPSFQDKYLFYRFLGDEEEQPSLPSEEEARESQEELQDTLLLLSQMGPDAYMRMILRKLPSERTDDDLEIIYEELLHIKALAHLSTTVKRELMGVLIFESHAKAGRVLFSQGEEGTSWYIILKGSVNVVIYGKGVVCTLHEGDDFGKLALVNDAPRAASIVLREDNCHFLRVDKEDFNRILRDVEANTVRLKEHGQDVLVLEKSLSGSRTYNHGASTTHYMYKVMSGTPEKILEHLLEKMRMDSQSDAALDDFVLMHCVFMPNIQLCPVLMAHYHAQASQGSEQEKLDYTLNNKRRVMRLVMQWAALHGDHLQEEDASLGFLEDFLVAVSNDAKALPPLSEQLPDLEKIVKYNTDDARTSHRKTHSQHKVLLEQFNWGDDKLQKCEPIKSNDEILFRVFCCDHTYITIRALVSASVGEVLHAVADKMGSVEDLLLVSLSSAGDKVVFRPTDVSVFSTLTINGRLFACYKDQLDSLTPLPEQEGPSAGSFSSFEWMSTKDVAYHLTLYDWELFNCVHELELIYYIFGRKNVKKSTVNLDLFLKRFNEIQFWVITEVCLCPQLSKRVQLLKKFIKIASHCKEHRNLNAFFAIVMGLSNPAVSRLNQTWEKLPSKFKKFYGEFENLMDPSRNHRVYRLMVAKLEPPIIPFMPLLIKDMTFTHEGNKTFIENLVNFEKMRMIANTVKILRYCRSQPFSPESPVVNKSHPDMQRYVRHFSVIDNQRTLTQLSHGLEPRRS, translated from the exons ATGGTTGCAGCTCCCACTTCCTCCCAATCGTCTGAACCTGCCGAGTGGATTGTGTGCCTGGATAAAAG ACCTTTAGAGCGCTCTGGGGAAGATGTTAATACCATCCTGGCACATCTGCAAAATGTGGAGCTCTTTAAAAGCTTCCATCCCACTTTGCTCCATCAGATCTGCCGGTGTTGCTTCTATGAAAGCTTGGAGAGAGGCATCACAT TGTATCGTCAGGGAGACATTGGCACCAACTGGTACGCTGTCCTCTCTGGTTCACTGGATGTTAAAGTGTCAGATACATCAAAATATCAG GATGCCGTTACCTTATGCACACTGGGGACTGGCACAGCGTTTGGGGAGTCAATCCTGGACGACACTCCCCGACACGCGACCATTGTCACAAGGGAGTTCAGTGAGCTGCTGCGCATTGGACAGAGTGAATTCAAGTGTCTGTGGGAG aaGTATCATCAGTGCATGGCTGGAGTCCTCGTCCCCCCCTATGGTGTGATGGAGGCTGGTGCTGACC GAATGCCGGACAAAGAGAACATAACTAACAACTTGTTTGCTTCTACCTCTGAATGTCAAAATCAG GAGTCATTTATTGACAGTCCAGCTAAAGGCCGCACTATACGTCTCTCCCAG GTGCCCTCTGAAAAGATCCTTCACGCGGGGAAGGTTCTCCGGAATGCCATCCTCTCCAGAGCGCCTCATATGATCCGCGACAGGAAGTACCATCTGAAAACATACAG GCAGTGTTGCGTGGGAACAGAGATGGTGGACTGGCAGATGCAGCACAGCTCCTGTGTGCACTCTCGCCTTCAAGCTGTGGCCATGTGGCAGGTGCTTCTGGAGGAAGGCGTTCTCTGCCATG TGGACCAGGAGCCAAGCTTCCAGGACAAGTACCTTTTCTACCGCTTCCTGGGCGATGAAGAGGAGCAGCCTTCTTTACCCAGCGAGGAGGAGGCCAGGGAAAGCCAAGAGGAGCTGCAGGATACTTTGCTACTCCTCTCGCAGATGGGGCCTGACGCCTACATGAGGATGATTCTGAGGAAACT GCCGTCTGAGAGAACAGATGATGATTTAGAGATCATTTATGAGGAACTGCTCCACATCAAGGCCTTAGCGCACCTTTCCACCACT GTCAAGAGAGAGCTGATGGGGGTGCTCATATTTGAGTCCCATGCCAAAGCAGGAAGAGTGC TGTTCAGCCAAGGCGAAGAGGGTACATCCTGGTACATCATCCTAAAGGGCTCAGTCAACGTGGTCATCTATGGAAAA GGTGTTGTCTGTACACTACATGAGGGAGATGATTTTGGGAAGCTAGCTCTTGTCAACGATGCCCCTCGTGCCGCCTCTATTGTGTTGAGAGAGGACAACTGTCACTTCCTGAGAGTGGACAAGGAGGACTTCAACAGGATTTTGAGG GATGTGGAGGCCAACACGGTGCGCCTTAAAGAGCATGGTCAGGACGTCCTGGTGCTAGAGAAGAGTCTCAGTGGCAGTCGAACCTACAACCATGGCGCCTCAACCACCCATTACAT GTACAAGGTAATGTCGGGGACACCAGAGAAAATTTTGGAGCACCTGCTTGAGAAGATGCGAATGGATTCTCAGTCGG ATGCCGCCTTAGATGATTTTGTGCTCATGCACTGCGTCTTCATGCCAAACATTCAACTGTGTCCAGTGTTGATGGCTCA CTACCATGCGCAGGCCTCACAGGGCTCCGAGCAGGAGAAGCTGGACTATACGCTCAACAACAAGCGTCGTGTGATGCGCCTGGTCATGCAGTGGGCTGCCTTGCATGGAGATCATCTGCAAGAGGAAGACGCCTCTCTGGGCTTCCTGGAG GACTTTCTTGTAGCTGTATCTAATGACGCTAAAGCGCTTCCACCACTCAGTGAGCAACTACCAGACCTGGAAAAAATTGTAAAGTACAA cactgaTGATGCCAGAACTTCCCACAGAAAG ACTCATTCACAGCACAAAGTCCTACTAGAGCAGTTCAACTGGGGAGATGACAAGCTACAAAAGTGTGAGCCTATTAAGAGCAACGATGAAA TTCTGTTCAGGGTGTTTTGCTGCGACCACACTTACATCACAATCCGTGCCCTTGTTTCTGCCTCGGTCGGGGAGGTCCTGCATGCTGTGGCCGACAAGATGGGCTCAGTGGAGGACCTCCTACTGGTCAGTCTCAGCTCAGCTGGAG ATAAAGTCGTGTTCAGACCCACTGATGTGTCCGTGTTCTCCACTCTCACTATCAATGGACGTCTCTTTGCTTGCTACAAGGATCAGCTGGATTCTTTA ACCCCACTGCCTGAGCAAGAGGGTCCGTCTGCAGGCTCTTTTTCGAGTTTTGAGTGGATGAGCACCAAGGACGTTGCTTACCATTTGACGCTATATGACTGGGAGCTTTTCAACTGTGTTCATGAG CTTGAACTGATCTACTACATCTTTGGGAggaaaaatgtgaagaaaagcACTGTGAACCTGGACCTGTTCCTAAAGAGGTTCAATGAAATTCAATTTTGGGTGATCACGGAGGTCTGCCTGTGCCCCCAGCTCAGTAAGAGGGTGCAGCTTCTCAAAAAGTTCATCAAGATCGCTTCCCA CTGCAAGGAGCACAGGAACTTGAATGCCTTCTTCGCTATTGTCATGGGGCTGAGTAACCCAGCGGTGAGCAGGCTGAATCAGACCTGGGAG aaaCTTCCCAGCAAATTCAAGAAGTTCTATGGAGAATTTGAGAACTTGATG GACCCATCCAGGAACCATCGAGTTTACCGACTGATGGTTGCCAAACTCGAACCTCCCATCATCCCTTTCATGCCGCTGTTGATCAAAG ATATGACATTTACTCACGAGGGCAACAAGACGTTTATTgaaaatttggtcaattttgaGAAAATG CGGATGATTGCAAATACAGTGAAGATCTTGAGATATTgtaggagccagccattca GTCCCGAGTCACCAGTGGTCAACAAGAGCCACCCTGACATGCAGCGCTATGTGCGACACTTCAGTGTGATCGACAACCAAAGAACGCTGACCCAGCTCTCTCATGGACTAGAACCCCGTAGATCTTGA
- the rapgef4a gene encoding rap guanine nucleotide exchange factor 4 isoform X4, producing the protein MVAAPTSSQSSEPAEWIVCLDKRPLERSGEDVNTILAHLQNVELFKSFHPTLLHQICRCCFYESLERGITLYRQGDIGTNWYAVLSGSLDVKVSDTSKYQDAVTLCTLGTGTAFGESILDDTPRHATIVTREFSELLRIGQSEFKCLWEKYHQCMAGVLVPPYGVMEAGADRMPDKENITNNLFASTSECQNQESFIDSPAKGRTIRLSQVPSEKILHAGKVLRNAILSRAPHMIRDRKYHLKTYRQCCVGTEMVDWQMQHSSCVHSRLQAVAMWQVLLEEGVLCHVDQEPSFQDKYLFYRFLGDEEEQPSLPSEEEARESQEELQDTLLLLSQMGPDAYMRMILRKLPSERTDDDLEIIYEELLHIKALAHLSTTVKRELMGVLIFESHAKAGRVLFSQGEEGTSWYIILKGSVNVVIYGKGVVCTLHEGDDFGKLALVNDAPRAASIVLREDNCHFLRVDKEDFNRILRDVEANTVRLKEHGQDVLVLEKSLSGSRTYNHGASTTHYMYKVMSGTPEKILEHLLEKMRMDSQSDAALDDFVLMHCVFMPNIQLCPVLMAHWFLTGAHLPCAGLTGLRAGEAGLYAQQQASCDAPGHAVGCLAWRSSARGRRLSGLPGGLSCSCI; encoded by the exons ATGGTTGCAGCTCCCACTTCCTCCCAATCGTCTGAACCTGCCGAGTGGATTGTGTGCCTGGATAAAAG ACCTTTAGAGCGCTCTGGGGAAGATGTTAATACCATCCTGGCACATCTGCAAAATGTGGAGCTCTTTAAAAGCTTCCATCCCACTTTGCTCCATCAGATCTGCCGGTGTTGCTTCTATGAAAGCTTGGAGAGAGGCATCACAT TGTATCGTCAGGGAGACATTGGCACCAACTGGTACGCTGTCCTCTCTGGTTCACTGGATGTTAAAGTGTCAGATACATCAAAATATCAG GATGCCGTTACCTTATGCACACTGGGGACTGGCACAGCGTTTGGGGAGTCAATCCTGGACGACACTCCCCGACACGCGACCATTGTCACAAGGGAGTTCAGTGAGCTGCTGCGCATTGGACAGAGTGAATTCAAGTGTCTGTGGGAG aaGTATCATCAGTGCATGGCTGGAGTCCTCGTCCCCCCCTATGGTGTGATGGAGGCTGGTGCTGACC GAATGCCGGACAAAGAGAACATAACTAACAACTTGTTTGCTTCTACCTCTGAATGTCAAAATCAG GAGTCATTTATTGACAGTCCAGCTAAAGGCCGCACTATACGTCTCTCCCAG GTGCCCTCTGAAAAGATCCTTCACGCGGGGAAGGTTCTCCGGAATGCCATCCTCTCCAGAGCGCCTCATATGATCCGCGACAGGAAGTACCATCTGAAAACATACAG GCAGTGTTGCGTGGGAACAGAGATGGTGGACTGGCAGATGCAGCACAGCTCCTGTGTGCACTCTCGCCTTCAAGCTGTGGCCATGTGGCAGGTGCTTCTGGAGGAAGGCGTTCTCTGCCATG TGGACCAGGAGCCAAGCTTCCAGGACAAGTACCTTTTCTACCGCTTCCTGGGCGATGAAGAGGAGCAGCCTTCTTTACCCAGCGAGGAGGAGGCCAGGGAAAGCCAAGAGGAGCTGCAGGATACTTTGCTACTCCTCTCGCAGATGGGGCCTGACGCCTACATGAGGATGATTCTGAGGAAACT GCCGTCTGAGAGAACAGATGATGATTTAGAGATCATTTATGAGGAACTGCTCCACATCAAGGCCTTAGCGCACCTTTCCACCACT GTCAAGAGAGAGCTGATGGGGGTGCTCATATTTGAGTCCCATGCCAAAGCAGGAAGAGTGC TGTTCAGCCAAGGCGAAGAGGGTACATCCTGGTACATCATCCTAAAGGGCTCAGTCAACGTGGTCATCTATGGAAAA GGTGTTGTCTGTACACTACATGAGGGAGATGATTTTGGGAAGCTAGCTCTTGTCAACGATGCCCCTCGTGCCGCCTCTATTGTGTTGAGAGAGGACAACTGTCACTTCCTGAGAGTGGACAAGGAGGACTTCAACAGGATTTTGAGG GATGTGGAGGCCAACACGGTGCGCCTTAAAGAGCATGGTCAGGACGTCCTGGTGCTAGAGAAGAGTCTCAGTGGCAGTCGAACCTACAACCATGGCGCCTCAACCACCCATTACAT GTACAAGGTAATGTCGGGGACACCAGAGAAAATTTTGGAGCACCTGCTTGAGAAGATGCGAATGGATTCTCAGTCGG ATGCCGCCTTAGATGATTTTGTGCTCATGCACTGCGTCTTCATGCCAAACATTCAACTGTGTCCAGTGTTGATGGCTCA CTGGTTCTTAACTGGTGCCCACCTACCATGCGCAGGCCTCACAGGGCTCCGAGCAGGAGAAGCTGGACTATACGCTCAACAACAAGCGTCGTGTGATGCGCCTGGTCATGCAGTGGGCTGCCTTGCATGGAGATCATCTGCAAGAGGAAGACGCCTCTCTGGGCTTCCTGGAG GACTTTCTTGTAGCTGTATCTAA